CCATCGCATCGCTCATGTCTTGTACCAAACCTATGACCGACAAAAATACACTGCCCGTCAGGCAGAGGCCCATTTGAACCAAGCAGTGACAGTCGAAGAGAAAAAGTTGATGTTAATTCGCCGTTACCCTGATTTGATGCGGGAAGCGTTTGATGTGACGGTGCCCAAGGTGGATTGGTTATGAAAAACGGGCCTTCCACAGAAGCGTGTTTTCGCTTCGAATGGAGGCCCGTTTGCACAGCCGATCGTCAAATACGGTCCAACAGCGATTGCCCTTCCTGTTGTTTGAGCTCCACTTGAACTTGGTACATTTGTTCAATCGTTTTGCTGAACTGCTCACGATCCACTTGTTCCCAACAACGGGACAACAGAAAGAGCACATCGTATTGCAGTTGCTTGTACCCGTATTTTTCGGTGAGGGAAAGGGCTTCTTCCAGATACGGAATCGCTTGCTGGAATTGTTGTTGTTTTTGTTTGCATTCGCCCATCACGAGCAGCGCACCGACCAATCGCAAAGCGTCGTTGAGCGAGCGGCCCAACTCGATGGCTTGTGACAGCGCTTCTTCCGCCTCTTCCCATTTCTCTTGCAACATGTACAAGGTGCCCAAATCGGAGTAAGCGGATACGAAGACGGCTTCATCTTCGAAGGTACCCTTCAAAGACAAGGCTGTACGGTAGCAAATCTCTGCCTTTTTCCACTCTTTCTTCGCCATGTATACGCTTCCCAAAGCGGACCACAAATCAAATGAACGGTCGAATTGCTTGTTGATGCGGGCGATTTCCAACCCTTCTTGTGCATAGCGGATCGCCTCGTCGTACATACCGGAACGGCGCAGCAGAACGGATCGCAGTTCATATAGGTACAGGATAACAGAGATGTTTTGAATCTCGGGCAGATGGTTCCACAGTTCCTGTACAGCGCGAAGTGCCTCTTCGTAGCGTCCGGCCTTTTCCAGGTATGCCGCTTTGTTGGTCATTAGAATATATTTGTAGTAGCGGCGTCCTTGATCAGGAAGAAAGGCCTCAATGCCATTTTCTGTGTAGCGGATCGCTTGTTCCAAGTTGTTTTGGTAGTAACTGCATAACGCCAATTCGTTGAAGCTGGCCGCTTCGATGTTTTCCCGTTTTCCTTCCTCGCTTTGGTCCGCGAGACGAATGGAGTTGGAGAACTCCCGCTCCGCCCGTTTCCAATTGCGGCGATGTTTTTGGTATTTCCCCCGCAGATAGTAGTAATAGGCGGCAAATGGATGCGCGTCATCCAAATCCAGTCCGCGCAATTGATCCCAAAGACCTTCGGTCACACCCAGATCCAACTTGGATTCGATGGATTGCAGGGTGAGCCAAAGGTCTTGCATTTTTTGTTGTTCGTCTTTTAACAACTCGGGCAACTGGTTCATGTCCAGACCCAATTTTTCCATCAAATAATGAATCTTTGTCGGACTGACATGGGGAACACCCCGTTCAATGTTGCTGACCGTCGCGGGAGAGATATTCTCGTCCGCGAGATCTTCCAACCGAAGGCCGCGTTCTTTACGTACTTTTCTTATAACTTCTCCAATCTCGCTCATCTCGATCGGATTCATCTTGGTCCACCTCACGTTTCTACTGACATTTTCCTTTTAAGTGTATCATACTATGTTTTATTGGGATTGGATACAGCATAATTAATATTTTTCTATCTCAACCACATTGTGGATTTTAATCAAAAATCCTTGTGACTTTTTTATTAACTGTATTCATCATAAACGCTTTAGAGTAAGAAAGCAAAAGAAAATCATCTTTTATTCGAGGATAAATTTTCCAAATGAAAGGAGATCTGTATGTCTATTCTAGGCAAACGAAATGGAGGAAATACCCCTCACAGATCAACAGTGTGATTGACTCCAATAGACGTTACACAAATTACCCTCTTTTATGGAATGTATCATGAAAATGATGGGTGTGCAAAATATAAAAAATGGCGAGAACTAGAAGAAATCCTGGAGAAAAGAAAAATTTCGATTAATTTATTGTGTAATGGAAAAAATAAATCAGCTATGTTTTCTGAAAGAAAGATAATTGTATTTCTGGTATATACAAATTTACAAAATATAGATTTTGTGGTGATTGATTCTTGTTCATGATGACCATCATATCGACAGAGAGAAAATACTTGTAAAATATGGACTTAATACAAAATTGCCAACCAAAAAACATAGTTGCAATCGAAGGGTCAATTCGTGTTAAGATGGACATTGGGTATGGACTCCAAATATTTTCTGATGATTAAAACTCTCGAAAAGGTGGTGTAAATGTGAATAAGGAGTCTGGTAAACCGTCGTTTGTTCCGTATGTACCGGCTTCGCGTTCTTTGCCGGAATTGACGGTGGTCGCACTTGTGCTGGGTATTATTTTGGCGATTGTATTTGGTGCGGCTAACGCGTATTTGGGGTTGAAAATCGGACTGACGGTAAGTGCGTCGGTTCCGGCGGCCGTGATATCGATGGCCATCTTGCGCGGACTGTTCCGCCGGGAGTCGATTTTGGAAAACAATATTGTTCAAACCATGACTACGGCAGGGGAAGCGGTTGCCGCAGGCGCAATTTTTACCTTGCCCGCATTATACCTGTGGAAATTAAACCCTAGCCAAGTCATGATTTCCTTTATTGTGTTGACGGGCGGTTTTCTCGGTGTGCTGATGATGATTCCGCTCCGTCGCCTGTTGATCGTCAATGAGCATGAAACGCTGCCTTATCCGGAAGGAACCGCGTGTGCAGAGGTGTTGAAGTCCGGTGAGACAGGCGGGCGCAATGCAAGACTGGTTTTCACCGGATTCGGCATCGGTGCACTGGTCAAAGCGCTGGGAGACGGTTTTTCACTGTTCAAAACGGAAATTGAAACACAAGTGGCCAAATTTAAAAATGCTGTCATCGGGATGGATACCTACCCGGCACTGTTGGGTGTGGGATACATCATCGGTCCGCGTATTGCCGGACAAATGCTGGCAGGGGGCCTGTTGGCATGGATTGTGCTGATTCCGGCGATTTCCTTCTTCGGTGCGGGGAGCACGCACCCGATCCTGCCCGCGGCAGATCCAATCAGCAAAATGGATGCCTGGACCATTTGGAAAGAATATATTCGATATATCGGGGCTGGTGCGGTGGCAGCCGGCGGTTTGATCACGCTGGTGAAAACATTGCCGATTTTGTACAGCTCCATCCGTGACACGGTCCGGAGCATGCGGGTCAAACGCGACAACGGGCCTGCAGCTATCGAACGGACGGACCGTGATATTCCGATGACCTATGTGATCCTCGGCATTATTGCGCTGATCCTGGTGATCGCGTTTGTGCCGGTCACCGATGTGGGGATCATCGGTGCGGTCGCCATTGCTGTTTTCGGTTTCTTGTTCGTTACCGTGGCATCCCGGATTGTGGGGATCGTTGGAAGCTCTTCTTCTCCGGTATCGGGGATGACCATCGCTACGTTGATCATCGTGACCGTAGTCTTCAAATTTATCGGTGTCACTGGACAAGCGGGTATGGTGGCCTCTTTGGTCGTGGCGGCGATCATCTGCACGGCGTTGGCCGTGGCAGGGGATATTTCGCAAGACCTGAAAACCGGTTACTTGGTCGGGGGGACCCCGTGGAAACAACAATTGGCGATGATGGTCGGGGTGTTGGCTTCCGGTCTGGTGATCGGGTTTGTGTTGATCGTGTTGAACGCTTCCTATGGTCTGGGATCCGCCGCTTTGCCGGCACCGAAAGCCGTGCTGATGAAAGTGATCATCGAGGGGATGATGGCGGGGAACCTGCCGTGGGATCTGATCTTCATCGGCGTGGCGCTGGCCGTGACGATCGAATTTTTGGGTCTGAACTCCTTGGTCGTGGCTGTGGGCGTGTACCTGCCGGTGCATGTCAGCGTGCCGATCATGGTGGGCGGCATTGTCCGCTGGTTGGTCGACATCTTTACCAAAGACGATAAACTGCGTGAATCCCGTCATGAAACGGGCACTTTGTTCGCTTCCGGATTGATCGCGGGTGAATCGTTGGCCGGTGTCATCATCGCGATCCTGATCTGGTTGAATTTGAAATCGCCCGAAGTGACGCCAAAATTCGACAGCCAGTTGTTGCCCTTGGCCGTATTTGCTTTGGT
The window above is part of the Polycladomyces subterraneus genome. Proteins encoded here:
- a CDS encoding OPT family oligopeptide transporter, which translates into the protein MNKESGKPSFVPYVPASRSLPELTVVALVLGIILAIVFGAANAYLGLKIGLTVSASVPAAVISMAILRGLFRRESILENNIVQTMTTAGEAVAAGAIFTLPALYLWKLNPSQVMISFIVLTGGFLGVLMMIPLRRLLIVNEHETLPYPEGTACAEVLKSGETGGRNARLVFTGFGIGALVKALGDGFSLFKTEIETQVAKFKNAVIGMDTYPALLGVGYIIGPRIAGQMLAGGLLAWIVLIPAISFFGAGSTHPILPAADPISKMDAWTIWKEYIRYIGAGAVAAGGLITLVKTLPILYSSIRDTVRSMRVKRDNGPAAIERTDRDIPMTYVILGIIALILVIAFVPVTDVGIIGAVAIAVFGFLFVTVASRIVGIVGSSSSPVSGMTIATLIIVTVVFKFIGVTGQAGMVASLVVAAIICTALAVAGDISQDLKTGYLVGGTPWKQQLAMMVGVLASGLVIGFVLIVLNASYGLGSAALPAPKAVLMKVIIEGMMAGNLPWDLIFIGVALAVTIEFLGLNSLVVAVGVYLPVHVSVPIMVGGIVRWLVDIFTKDDKLRESRHETGTLFASGLIAGESLAGVIIAILIWLNLKSPEVTPKFDSQLLPLAVFALVALILWWVAGRAKPQAEAAEVGTAHSPENTQTEPAENVAEKADTAEENQSQPATDARQAEAEEQEESNDDNKKGNE
- a CDS encoding helix-turn-helix transcriptional regulator codes for the protein MNPIEMSEIGEVIRKVRKERGLRLEDLADENISPATVSNIERGVPHVSPTKIHYLMEKLGLDMNQLPELLKDEQQKMQDLWLTLQSIESKLDLGVTEGLWDQLRGLDLDDAHPFAAYYYYLRGKYQKHRRNWKRAEREFSNSIRLADQSEEGKRENIEAASFNELALCSYYQNNLEQAIRYTENGIEAFLPDQGRRYYKYILMTNKAAYLEKAGRYEEALRAVQELWNHLPEIQNISVILYLYELRSVLLRRSGMYDEAIRYAQEGLEIARINKQFDRSFDLWSALGSVYMAKKEWKKAEICYRTALSLKGTFEDEAVFVSAYSDLGTLYMLQEKWEEAEEALSQAIELGRSLNDALRLVGALLVMGECKQKQQQFQQAIPYLEEALSLTEKYGYKQLQYDVLFLLSRCWEQVDREQFSKTIEQMYQVQVELKQQEGQSLLDRI